The following proteins are encoded in a genomic region of Bacillota bacterium:
- the rpsP gene encoding 30S ribosomal protein S16: MAVKIRLRRMGAKKTPFYRVVVADSRYPRDGRFIEEVGTYNPMVEPKEFKVDADKVNTWIKNGAQPTDTVKVLLKKNGIL; this comes from the coding sequence ATGGCAGTTAAAATCAGACTTAGAAGAATGGGCGCTAAGAAAACACCGTTTTACCGTGTTGTTGTTGCTGATTCCAGATATCCGCGTGACGGCAGATTTATCGAGGAAGTCGGAACATACAATCCTATGGTTGAGCCGAAAGAGTTCAAGGTGGACGCCGATAAGGTGAACACATGGATCAAAAACGGAGCACAGCCGACCGATACGGTTAAAGTACTGCTCAAGAAAAACGGCATTTTATAA
- a CDS encoding KH domain-containing protein, producing the protein MCKELLETLAKNLVSEPEAVNVTVVNKDDGTVVYELRVADGDMGRVIGKQGRIAKAIRLLMKAAATKENEKVIVDIVD; encoded by the coding sequence ATGTGTAAGGAACTTCTTGAAACGCTTGCAAAAAATCTTGTCAGCGAGCCGGAAGCCGTTAACGTAACTGTCGTGAACAAGGACGACGGAACAGTGGTTTACGAACTGCGTGTCGCGGACGGGGATATGGGTCGTGTTATCGGCAAACAGGGCCGCATTGCAAAGGCAATAAGATTGCTCATGAAAGCCGCAGCAACAAAGGAAAATGAAAAGGTCA